Proteins from one Candidatus Omnitrophota bacterium genomic window:
- a CDS encoding alkaline phosphatase family protein, which translates to MKKFAFFPALCVVLFLTVPSYALGLNERPKDIVLIGWDGAQLNHVKECLGRGELPNLKKLSSEGSFVEIEVRGHQTETEPGFAQILTGYDDETSGVRSNDKYQAIPKGYTIFERLEDRFGHDKFVTVALVSKGHRLNYGTPEKPYYNAAKAADIFINGLNEDRKVASEAERLLEEYKGRPFFFFLQFAAADKNGHEFGENSKEYNDALISCDKLTGDIVKKLKELKLYDTTVIYVTSDHGFDEGQKGHGYAPYVFMAANDPRGIRQGFQSDVTPTILDRFGVDVGKISPPLDGKPLTN; encoded by the coding sequence ATGAAGAAATTCGCGTTCTTCCCGGCGCTTTGCGTGGTATTGTTTCTTACAGTACCATCATACGCATTAGGATTGAACGAACGGCCGAAAGATATAGTACTCATCGGCTGGGACGGGGCGCAATTGAACCACGTTAAAGAATGCCTCGGCCGCGGCGAGCTGCCGAACCTCAAGAAATTATCGTCCGAGGGCTCGTTCGTCGAGATAGAGGTCCGGGGCCACCAGACCGAGACCGAACCGGGATTCGCGCAAATATTGACCGGTTACGACGATGAGACCTCGGGTGTCCGCTCTAACGATAAATATCAAGCGATACCCAAAGGGTACACGATATTCGAGCGGCTCGAGGACCGCTTCGGCCATGACAAATTCGTTACGGTCGCCCTTGTCAGTAAAGGCCACCGCCTCAATTACGGCACTCCGGAGAAACCTTATTACAACGCGGCCAAGGCCGCCGACATTTTCATCAACGGCCTCAACGAGGACCGGAAGGTCGCGAGTGAGGCCGAGAGGCTCCTAGAGGAATATAAAGGAAGGCCGTTCTTCTTTTTCCTGCAGTTCGCCGCGGCGGACAAGAACGGCCACGAATTCGGCGAGAATTCGAAAGAATACAACGACGCGCTCATCTCCTGCGATAAATTGACCGGCGATATCGTCAAGAAACTCAAAGAGCTGAAATTATACGATACGACGGTGATCTACGTGACCTCCGACCACGGCTTTGACGAGGGTCAGAAGGGGCACGGTTACGCCCCGTATGTCTTTATGGCCGCTAACGACCCGCGGGGGATAAGGCAGGGCTTCCAATCAGACGTCACCCCGACTATCCTCGACAGGTTTGGCGTGGACGTCGGGAAGATCAGCCCGCCGCTTGACGGAAAACCGCTCACTAATTAG
- a CDS encoding NADH-dependent [FeFe] hydrogenase, group A6, translating into MAGKIMNIKIDGKEYKAEEGTTILKAARQAGIEIPTLCYLEGISENASCGVCCVEVRNAKSLLRACITKVSEGMEIYTNTPAVRGARRMNVELLLAGHPKECPTCDKNETCELRILASDLGIRDVRFAKTRKRDFDIDLSSPSIIRDPNKCILCGRCIAVCSQVQSVNAIDFVNRGAKTIVSTFFNEGLGKVECANCGQCVLVCPTGALTEKSSIDDVWKAIHDPKKTVVVQTAPAVRAAIGEEFGLPAGTLVTGKMTAALRRLGYNKVFDTQFTADLTIMEEGFELIDRIKNKGILPLITSCSPGWIKFSEHFFPEVLDHLSTCKSPQQMFGAVAKTYYAEKAGVDPKDMVVVSIMPCTAKKFEAKRPEMDGAFEYWKDKKAYKDSDKFPDVDHVLTTREAAQMIKEAGIDFNKLPDEDFDNPLGESTGAAVIFGATGGVMEAALRTAYEVITKKKLDKLDFNDVRGFEGIKSAEVDVDGLKVKVAVASGLSNARKLLDEVKAGKSPYHFIEIMCCPGGCLGGGGQPIPTNTETRKKRAEAIYREDLGKPIRKSHENPSITAIYKEFLVEPLGEKSHHLLHTTYTKRGLVKK; encoded by the coding sequence ATGGCCGGCAAAATAATGAACATAAAGATAGACGGTAAAGAATACAAAGCAGAAGAAGGAACGACGATACTCAAGGCAGCCAGGCAGGCGGGCATAGAGATACCGACCCTCTGTTATCTCGAGGGGATATCCGAGAACGCCTCGTGCGGTGTCTGCTGCGTCGAGGTCAGGAACGCTAAGAGTCTTTTGAGGGCGTGCATAACAAAGGTCTCCGAAGGGATGGAGATATACACGAACACGCCGGCTGTCCGCGGCGCGCGCAGGATGAACGTCGAGCTCCTTTTGGCGGGCCATCCGAAAGAGTGCCCGACCTGCGACAAGAACGAGACCTGCGAATTGCGGATCCTGGCTTCGGACCTCGGCATAAGGGATGTGAGGTTTGCGAAGACGAGGAAGCGTGACTTCGACATCGACCTGAGCTCGCCCTCGATCATACGCGACCCTAACAAATGTATACTTTGCGGACGCTGCATCGCGGTCTGCTCGCAGGTCCAGTCCGTAAACGCGATAGATTTTGTGAACAGGGGCGCCAAGACCATCGTCTCGACTTTTTTTAACGAAGGGCTCGGGAAGGTCGAATGCGCCAACTGCGGCCAGTGCGTCCTCGTCTGTCCGACGGGCGCGCTGACCGAGAAGAGCTCGATAGACGACGTATGGAAGGCGATACACGACCCGAAGAAGACCGTAGTCGTCCAGACGGCGCCGGCGGTAAGGGCCGCGATAGGCGAGGAGTTCGGCCTGCCCGCGGGAACGCTCGTTACAGGGAAGATGACCGCTGCGCTCCGCAGGCTCGGGTATAACAAAGTCTTCGACACGCAGTTTACCGCGGACCTCACCATCATGGAGGAAGGCTTTGAGCTCATCGACAGGATAAAGAATAAAGGCATCCTTCCTTTAATAACCTCCTGCTCGCCGGGCTGGATAAAGTTCAGCGAGCATTTCTTCCCGGAGGTCCTCGACCATCTTTCGACCTGCAAATCGCCCCAGCAGATGTTCGGCGCGGTCGCGAAGACATATTACGCGGAGAAGGCCGGCGTAGACCCGAAGGATATGGTGGTAGTCTCGATAATGCCTTGCACCGCGAAGAAATTCGAGGCTAAGCGCCCGGAGATGGACGGCGCATTCGAATATTGGAAAGACAAAAAAGCATATAAGGATAGCGACAAATTCCCGGACGTCGATCATGTCCTTACGACGAGGGAAGCCGCCCAGATGATAAAAGAGGCGGGCATCGATTTCAATAAGCTTCCCGATGAGGATTTCGACAATCCGCTCGGCGAATCGACAGGCGCGGCCGTCATATTCGGCGCGACCGGAGGCGTCATGGAGGCCGCGTTAAGGACCGCCTATGAAGTCATCACCAAGAAGAAACTCGACAAGCTTGATTTCAACGATGTCCGCGGTTTTGAAGGGATAAAATCCGCCGAGGTAGACGTCGACGGGTTGAAAGTAAAGGTCGCGGTCGCGAGCGGGCTCTCGAACGCGCGTAAGTTGCTGGACGAGGTCAAGGCGGGTAAGTCGCCTTACCATTTCATTGAGATAATGTGCTGCCCGGGCGGATGCCTCGGCGGCGGCGGCCAGCCCATCCCCACGAATACCGAGACCAGGAAGAAGAGGGCTGAGGCGATATATAGGGAAGACCTGGGCAAGCCGATAAGGAAATCGCACGAGAACCCTTCGATCACGGCTATCTACAAGGAGTTCCTCGTCGAACCGCTCGGCGAGAAGTCGCATCATCTCTTACATACGACATACACCAAGCGCGGACTTGTAAAAAAATGA
- a CDS encoding LemA family protein, translated as MLGFGSVGLLLAIGLAIWSIFTYNLLIKYKNLMKEAWSGIDVQLKRRADLIPNLVEAVKGYKQFEGKTLEEVTALRSKSMTAEGPQDKAGPENAISRSLKSIFAVVEAYPELKASRSFLDLHKNLVEIEENLQMARRYYNGAARDYNILSQTFPSSIIAGSFHFDKAGFFEIELATERQAPEVKL; from the coding sequence ATGCTGGGATTCGGATCGGTCGGATTACTGCTCGCAATAGGGCTTGCAATATGGTCTATCTTCACCTATAACCTCCTTATCAAATACAAGAACCTGATGAAAGAAGCCTGGAGCGGGATCGACGTCCAACTCAAGCGCCGCGCCGACCTCATACCGAACCTCGTCGAGGCCGTCAAGGGATATAAGCAATTCGAAGGGAAGACCCTCGAAGAAGTCACCGCGCTGCGTTCCAAAAGCATGACGGCGGAAGGGCCGCAGGACAAAGCCGGGCCGGAGAACGCCATCTCCCGTTCGTTAAAATCTATTTTCGCCGTAGTGGAGGCATACCCGGAACTAAAGGCGAGCCGAAGTTTCCTCGACCTGCACAAGAACCTCGTCGAGATAGAGGAGAACCTGCAGATGGCCCGCCGTTATTACAACGGCGCGGCCCGCGATTATAATATTTTATCGCAGACCTTTCCCAGCAGCATCATCGCCGGCAGTTTCCATTTCGATAAGGCCGGGTTCTTCGAGATAGAACTGGCTACCGAAAGGCAAGCCCCCGAAGTAAAATTATAA